Proteins co-encoded in one Brassica oleracea var. oleracea cultivar TO1000 chromosome C4, BOL, whole genome shotgun sequence genomic window:
- the LOC106339663 gene encoding 40S ribosomal protein S13-2-like, which yields MGRMHSRGKGISASALPYKRSPPTWLKTTALDVDESICKFAKKGLTPSQIGVILRDSHGIPQVKSVTGNKILRILKAHGLAPEIPEDLYHLIKKAVAIRKHLERNRKDKDSKFRLILVESRIHRLARYYKKTKKLPPVWKYESTTASTLVA from the exons ATGGGGCGTATGCATTCAAGAGG AAAGGGAATCTCCGCATCTGCTTTGCCGTACAAGCGTTCACCTCCTACTTGGCTCAAGACCACTGCACTCGAC GTTGATGAGTCAATTTGCAAATTTGCAAAGAAGGGTTTGACTCCATCTCAGATTGGTGTCATTCTTCGTGACTCTCACGGTATCCCTCAGGTCAAGAGCGTTACCGGAAACAAGATCTTGCGTATTCTCAAAGCCCACG GTCTTGCTCCTGAGATTCCTGAGGATCTGTACCATTTGATCAAGAAAGCAGTTGCTATCCGCAAGCACTTGGAGAGGAACAGGAAAGACAAGGATTCCAAGTTCAGGTTGATTCTTGTCGAGAGCAGGATCCACCGCCTTGCTCGCTATTACAAGAAGACCAAGAAGCTTCCTCCAGTCTGGAAGTA CGAGTCTACTACTGCCTCCACGCTTGTTGCTTAG
- the LOC106337873 gene encoding uncharacterized protein At4g04775-like, protein MIQLCRIFTSKTTKNPGRLFHGCPNGSEEDKNHLFKWTDESAVEEIDDMKSLYDDKIGRLELQSQRCEDVVRSYEKKIEDLGDALAGFEKEMKEMKELVHGYEKDVKSLKKMVVCGVGMMIVYYYFAMY, encoded by the exons ATGATACAG CTATGTAGGATTTTTACATCCAAAACGACCAAGAACCCAGGGAGACTTTTCCATGGTTGTCCTAATGGTAGTGAAGAG GATAAGAATCATTTGTTCAAATGGACGGATGAGTCTGCTGTGGAGGAAATTGATGATATGAAGAGCTTGTATGATGACAAAATCGGCCGTTTGGAGCTTCAGTCTCAGAGATGTGAAGATGTAGTGAGAAGCTATGAAAAAAAGATTGAAGATTTGGGTGATGCTTTGGCTGGGTTTGAAAAAGAGATGAAGGAGATGAAAGAGTTGGTTCACGGGTATGAGAAAGATGTGAAGAGCTTGAAGAAGATGGTAGTTTGTGGAGTTGGAATGATGATTGTGTACTACTATTTTGCTATGTACTAA
- the LOC106342134 gene encoding pentatricopeptide repeat-containing protein At2g45350, chloroplastic, whose translation MLGFAHSHHHPWSSISPTIHLLGTCKTSHDLNKLHARLITTGLIKNPDLTTRIVLAFASASSRRPFLAEFARCVFHEHHVSSSGEVKDPFLWNAVIKSHSHGVDPIKALFLLCLMLETGVPVDKFSISLALKACSRLGYVKEGMQIHGLLIKSRTWSDLFLQNCLIGLYIKCGFLGFARQVFDRMPQRDSVSYNSMIDGYVKCGFVESAGELFDLMPREKRNLITWNSMIGGYAQRADGVDVAEKLFDEMPEKDLISWNSMIGGYVKHGRIEDAKGLFDLMPRRDVVTWAIMIDGYGKLGLVHVAKTLFDQMPHRDVVAYNSMMSGYVQNRYHMEALEVFNHMEKESHLTPDETSLVIVLSAIAQLGRLSKAIDMHLYIVEKQFPLSGKLGVALIDMYSKCGSIQHAMRVFERIKSKSIDHWNAMIGGLAVHGLGESAFDMLLQIERRSIKPDHITFVGVLNACSHSGLVKEGLLCFELMRRKHKIEPKLQHYGCMVDILARSGSIKLAKNLIEGMPIEPNDVIWRTFLTACSHHKEFETGELVAKHLILQGGYNPSSYVLLSNMYASNGMWKDVRRVRTMMKEKKIEKIPGCSWIELDGRVHEFLCR comes from the coding sequence ATGCTCGGCTTCGCGCACTCTCATCATCATCCATGGAGTTCGATTTCACCCACCATCCACCTCCTCGGAACCTGCAAAACATCACACGACTTAAACAAACTCCACGCTCGATTGATCACGACGGGACTCATCAAAAACCCCGATCTCACGACGAGGATCGTCCTCGCCTTCGCCTCCGCCTCCTCTCGACGCCCGTTTCTCGCTGAATTCGCGCGTTGTGTCTTCCACGAGCATCATGTATCTTCTTCCGGAGAGGTGAAAGATCCGTTTTTGTGGAACGCGGTGATCAAATCTCACTCTCACGGAGTCGATCCGATAAAAGCTCTGTTCTTGCTCTGTTTGATGCTCGAGACCGGCGTTCCCGTGGACAAGTTCTCGATCTCTCTCGCTTTGAAAGCGTGTTCGAGGTTAGGGTATGTAAAGGAAGGGATGCAGATTCATGGGTTGTTGATAAAGTCTAGAACTTGGTCGGATTTGTTTCTGCAAAACTGCTTGATCGGGTTGTACATAAAGTGTGGCTTTTTAGGGTTTGCGCGCCAGGTGTTCGATAGAATGCCGCAGAGAGACTCTGTTTCTTATAACTCGATGATTGATGGGTATGTTAAATGTGGATTTGTTGAATCCGCGGGTGAGTTGTTTGATTTGATGCCGAGGGAGAAGAGGAATTTGATAACGTGGAACTCTATGATAGGCGGGTATGCTCAGAGAGCAGATGGAGTTGACGTGGCGGAGAAGCTGTTTGATGAAATGCCGGAGAAGGACTTGATTTCGTGGAACTCAATGATCGGTGGATATGTAAAACACGGGAGGATCGAGGATGCTAAAGGTTTATTCGATTTGATGCCGAGAAGGGATGTGGTCACTTGGGCTATTATGATCGATGGGTATGGGAAGTTGGGTTTGGTTCATGTGGCTAAGACTCTGTTTGACCAAATGCCACATAGAGATGTTGTGGCGTATAACTCTATGATGAGTGGTTACGTTCAAAACAGGTATCACATGGAAGCTCTTGAAGTATTTAACCACATGGAAAAGGAGAGTCACTTAACACCAGATGAAACGAGTTTAGTGATAGTTCTCTCTGCAATTGCTCAGCTTGGTAGATTATCTAAAGCCATTGATATGCATTTGTACATTGTGGAGAAACAGTTTCCTTTAAGTGGAAAACTCGGAGTTGCTCTTATCGATATGTACTCGAAATGCGGAAGCATACAGCACGCCATGAGGGTCTTCGAGAGAATCAAAAGCAAAAGTATCGATCATTGGAATGCCATGATTGGTGGGCTAGCTGTTCACGGTCTCGGCGAATCCGCATTCGACATGCTTCTGCAGATCGAAAGACGCTCCATAAAACCTGACCATATCACTTTCGTTGGGGTCTTAAACGCCTGCAGCCACTCTGGTTTGGTGAAGGAAGGCCTTCTCTGCTTTGAGCTCATGAGGAGAAAACACAAGATAGAACCAAAACTGCAACACTATGGATGTATGGTGGACATACTAGCGAGATCAGGAAGTATAAAGCTAGCCAAAAACTTAATAGAGGGAATGCCGATTGAGCCAAACGATGTCATATGGAGAACGTTTCTAACCGCGTGTAGTCACCATAAGGAGTTTGAAACGGGAGAGCTCGTCGCGAAACACCTTATTTTGCAGGGTGGCTATAATCCTAGCTCATATGTGCTTCTCTCCAACATGTATGCTAGTAATGGAATGTGGAAGGATGTTCGCAGAGTTAGAACGATGATGAAAGAAAAAAAGATAGAAAAGATTCCTGGATGTAGCTGGATTGAGCTTGATGGAAGAGTCCATGAGTTTCTTTGTAGATAA
- the LOC106342133 gene encoding LRR receptor-like serine/threonine-protein kinase GSO1 codes for MVSPVSLSLILSFSFLFLSHSQSSPSELDILLDIKSSLDPQKRFLTSWTPDSDPCSPGSFDGVACDGNRRVANISLQGMGLTGTIPPSIGLLTSLTGLYLHFNSLTGQIPKDISNLPFLADLYLNVNNLSGEIPPQIGDLDNLQVLQLCYNKLSGSIPTQLGSLNKITVLALQYNQLSGAIPASLGDIRTLTRLDLSFNDLFGPVPVKLAGAPLLEVLDIRNNSFSGFVPSGLKRLNNGFHYANNHGLCGDGFTDLKPCTGSNEPNLNRPDPTNPNTFRTTNDVKPESADLQRSNCSNKNGGCSSKAAKSSSLGTVMGLIGSILAVAIFGGSMFTWYRRRKQRIGSSLDGMDSRVSTEYNFKEPSRRKSSSPLISLEYSRGWDPLGRGQNSNNNSALSQEVFDSFMFNLEEIERATQSFSEVNLLRKSNVSSVYKGTLRDGSVAAIKCIVKSSCKSDESEFLRGLKMLTLLKHENLVRLRGFCCSKGRGECFLIYEFVPNGNLLQYLDVKDESGDVLEWTTRVTIINGIARGIVYLHGENGNKPAIVHQNLSAEKILIDHWYNPSLADSGLQKLFTDDIVFSKLKASAAMGYLAPEYITTGRFTDKSDVYAFGMILLQILSGKSKISHLMILQAVESGRLNEDFIDPNLRKKFPETEAAQLARLGLLCTHESSNQRPSMEDVVKELNKLS; via the exons ATGGTTTCCCCTGTCTCACTCTCCCTCATCCTCTCCTTCTCCTTCCTCTTCCTTTCACATTCACAATCTTCGCCATCAGAGCTCGACATTCTCCTCGACATCAAATCCTCTCTCGACCCACAGAAACGCTTCCTCACTTCATGGACTCCAGACTCCGACCCTTGCTCCCCCGGCTCCTTCGACGGTGTCGCCTGCGACGGAAACCGCCGCGTAGCTAACATATCTCTCCAAGGAATGGGTCTAACCGGAACCATCCCTCCTTCCATCGGTCTCCTCACTAGCTTAACCGGTTTATACCTTCACTTCAACTCCTTAACCGGTCAGATTCCTAAAGATATCTCAAATCTACCTTTCCTCGCCGATTTATACCTCAACGTCAACAATCTCTCCGGCGAAATCCCTCCTCAAATCGGAGACTTAGACAATCTTCAAG TTCTTCAGTTATGTTACAACAAGTTAAGTGGGAGTATACCAACACAGTTAGGTTCTCTCAACAAGATCACTGTCTTGGCTTTACAGTATAACCAACTCTCCGGTGCTATACCGGCAAGTTTAGGCGATATCCGTACGTTAACGAGGCTTGATTTGAGCTTCAACGATCTCTTTGGTCCTGTTCCGGTTAAACTCGCCGGTGCTCCTCTGCTTGAAGTTTTAGACATTCGCAACAACTCCTTCTCCGGCTTTGTTCCCTCTG GTTTGAAGAGGCTAAACAATGGGTTCCACTATGCAAACAACCACGGTTTATGCGGAGATGGTTTCACAGATTTGAAACCTTGTACCGGTTCTAACGAACCGAACCTAAACCGTCCCGACCCAACAAACCCGAATACTTTCAGAACAACTAATGATGTTAAACCAGAATCTGCGGACTTACAAAGAAGCAACTGCAGCAACAAAAATGGCGGGTGTTCATCAAAAGCCGCAAAGTCCTCATCTTTAGGAACCGTCATGGGACTAATAGGATCAATACTCGCAGTTGCAATCTTCGGCGGCTCAATGTTCACTTGGTACAGACGTAGGAAACAGAGGATTGGAAGCAGTCTTGATGGTATGGACAGCAGGGTAAGCACTGAGTACAACTTCAAAGAACCTTCCAGAAGAAAAAGCTCTTCTCCGTTGATCAGCTTAGAGTACTCGAGGGGTTGGGATCCCTTAGGTAGAGGACAGAACAGTAACAACAACAGTGCATTGTCTCAAGAAGTCTTTGACAGCTTTATGTTTAATCTAGAGGAGATTGAGAGAGCTACTCAGAGCTTCTCTGAGGTTAATCTGTTGAGAAAGAGTAACGTCTCTTCGGTTTATAAAGGTACCCTTAGAGACGGCTCTGTTGCAGCCATCAAATGTATAGTGAAATCGAGCTGTAAGTCAGATGAATCGGAGTTTCTCAGAGGGTTGAAGATGCTGACGTTGCTGAAACATGAGAACTTAGTGAGGCTTAGAGGCTTTTGCTGCTCTAAAGGGAGAGGAGAGTGTTTCCTTATCTACGAGTTCGTCCCTAATGGTAATCTCTTGCAATATCTTGACGTCAAGGATGAGAGTGGTGATGTTCTTGAATGGACTACTCGAGTTACCATCATAAATGGAATCGCCAGAG GCATTGTTTACTTGCATGGAGAGAATGGGAACAAGCCTGCAATAGTTCACCAGAATCTATCAGCAGAGAAGATCCTCATTGACCATTGGTATAATCCTTCTCTTGCGGACTCTGGTCTCCAGAAGCTTTTCACGGATGATATCGTCTTTTCGAAGCTCAAAGCAAGTGCTGCGATGGGATACTTAGCTCCTGAGTACATAACTACAGGAAGGTTCACTGACAAGAGCGACGTCTACGCCTTTGGTATGATTCTGTTGCAGATACTCAGTGGCAAAAGCAAAATCAGCCATTTGATGATCTTACAAGCTGTAGAGTCTGGAAGACTGAACGAAGATTTCATCGATCCAAATCTTAGAAAGAAGTTCCCGGAGACAGAAGCTGCTCAGCTCGCTAGACTTGGTCTTCTCTGCACTCATGAATCCTCAAACCAGAGACCATCCATGGAAGATGTTGTGAAAGAACTTAATAAACTCTCATGA